Within the Bacteroidota bacterium genome, the region GAAGTTGTTCAAAGTTGACGCAATAAAATTACTGTAAAAGCCAATAGATGCAATGCTTTCCAATGAGTTTTGTTTGTTTCAAAACGTACCAGAATTGCCTTGTAAGCATCCAACCAAGCATTTGTCCTTTCTATAACAAACCTACTTTTGTATAATAAGTCATCAAAAAGGTAATCTCTTTCGCTGTTGTTTCTTTTATTATGGTCAATGTTTCCAACAATTTCGTTTTCACCACAATAACTGCGAAAGCCTTCTGTGTCAAAGCCTGAATCCGCATTTAAAAACAGCCCTTCTGTTCTTATGTCTGCTTTTTGGATATCCTCTACCATTCTGGCTACGGTTTTTTCTAATTCAAATGCATCGTTATGATTACCTGAAATAGGGTCGCTACATGCCAAAGGAATGCCGCAGCTATCTGTTATGATCAACATGTTGCTCGTCTTGCTTTTCTTTCTCCCTTGGTAACCTACGGCTTCTCCTCCTCGCTTTGCTGGGGTGTGAGTGCCATCCAGTTGAATACTTGACATGTCTAATAAATGCTTGTATTTGTTTAATACCATTTGCCAAACAGCATCCCAACTTCCATTCTTACACCATTTTTGATAATGATAGTAAACACTGTTCCATTTATATTTTTTCCTAAAAAATTGTTTCATGGGCAACTCTCTCCACTGACATCCGGTTTTTAACCTAAATAATATAGCTTCTACTACTTGACAACAATTTACTCGGCAATTGTCCTGTGAATTTCCAAAGTTCAGTCTTGGACAGATCTCTTTTTTATTATACCTTTACTTAACATATATTTTTTTACACCAATGATATTAATCTTTATTTTGGTATCATTGGTGTTTTATCAACATTCGACTTTGAACAACTTCTATATCAGACAATTGATAATTGTCCATTTTTTTTAAAAATAAACAGTACAATTCAGTGAATAAGAAAACGCCTGCGAATCAGATAACAAACTGAGTTATTACAATTCTTTTCTTATTAAAATTCCATCCCATTTCTTAAGACTAATTAGAACAACTATGAATTTCATAGTATCACATTCAATACTTTGAATATCTGCTTTTTTTCGATAAACTTGTAGGTTATAAGTATAAGAAATCAATCAATTAAATACCCATAAAACAATAATATGTTTAAAACAACATTTACATTATTAGCTATTTTACTAACAATACAGCTATCGGCACAATCCAACGCCCAGTGGAGAGGAGATAACAGAGATGGAATTTACAATGAATCTGGTTTGCTAAAACAATGGCCTGAGAATGGACCTGAATTATTATGGCAGTACGATTTACTTGGAGCCGGACATGCATCTGCAGCTGTCACGGAAGAAATAGTATATACTGCAGGAACAAACGAAACAGATGGTTTTATCATTGCTTTTGATCATTCCGGAAAAGAAATCTGGAAAACTGTTTATGGAAAAGAATGGCTTGAAAACTGGGATGGTGTAAGGTCAACACCAACAATTTATGAAGGAAAAGTTTATCAATTAAGTGGTTATGGAGTAATCTATTGTTTTGATGGCAACACTGGCGATATACTTTGGCAAGAAGACCTGATTGAAAAGTTTGGAGCACAAAATATCAAATTCGGTATTACTGAAAATTTGGTAGTCGATGAAGATAAGGTATTTGTAACCATTGGGGCTCTGGATGCAAGCGTTATTGCCTTACATAAGGATACAGGTATTATTCTATGGAAATGCACAGGAACTGGAGAGAAAAGTGCTTATTGTTCTCCTGCACTCATCCAACTTCCTGAAGCTAAAATATTTGTTACTCATACAGAAAAACACATTTTATGTATCAATCCTATAAATGGTGAATTAATATGGAAACATGAATTCCTGAACAAATACGTTACACATGCCAATACACCATTTTATCATGAAGGTTATCTCTACTGTGTAACAGGAACAGCTGCTGGAGGAGTAAAAATAGAACTAGCTCCAAATGGTGATTTCATAAAAGAAGTATGGAGGAATACAACTCTTGACAGCAAGCTTGGAGGATTTATTTTTACAGAGGGTAGAATTTGTGGTGCTGGTGATGCCAATAAAAACTGGTCATGTATCGACTGGGAATCTGGAAAAGAGCTATTCAATTCGACTGAAATCAGCAAAAAAGGAAATGTTATTTATGCTGATGGTTTAATGTATTGGTATTCAGAATCAGGTGAAATAGCCCTTGTAGAAGTGCAAGAAGACAAATTCAATATCATTAGCAAATTTGAAGTTCCTTTTGGAGAAAAATGGCATTGGTCACATTTAGTCATTCATAATAAAAAGTTATATGTTCGACATGGCAGCTATTTAATGGTTTATGATATCGCAGCAAAATAGTCTGTTCAAAATTCGATTGTTCAAATGTTCTATTATTCTTAATTCAAAATTGACAATATGAAACACTTATTAATCATATTCATTTCTATCCTGACACTTACAATTCAGGCTCAAGACTTCAGCGAATGGAGAGGTCCAAATCGAACTGGAGTTTATAATGAGATAAACCTTTTAACAGAATGGCCTGACAATGGACCAACAATGCTTTGGTCTGCAGAAAACTTACCTAAAGGCTATTCTTCAGTAGCAGTAGCCAATAAAATGATTTATTTCACGGGTATAGTAGAAAATTCTGATGTTGTTTTAGCATATGATCTCTATGGAAATTTATTGTGGGAAGCAGTTTATGGAAGAGCATGGGATGCTACTTTTGACCATAGCCGTTGTACTCCTACTGTTGATGGAAACAGATTATATGTATCAAGTGGAATGGGTGATTTAGCATGTATCAATGCAATTGATGGATCCTTTATTTGGCAGGTAAAAGCTTCTGAATTATATAAAGGCACATATGGCAAATGGGGAATTTCTGAATCCTTAATTGTTTTAGATAACAAAGTCTTTTATACTCCCGGTGGTGACCTAACTACAACAATTGCATTAGATAAGCTGACAGGTGAATTAATTTGGAAATCAGAAAGTCTTAAAGATAAGCCTGCTTATGTATCGCCAATCTTGTATAAACACAATGATAAGTATCAAATAGCTAATGTAACCGAAAATTATGCATTTGCATTTAACCCTGAAAATGGTGAAATTCTCTGGAAATTTGACTTTGGATCATTCTCAAATGCAAAAGGATGGAATATTCAAGCTGTGAGTCCTGTTTACCACGATGGATTTATTTACATAACTGCTGGATACGACCATAAAGGAGTTATGCTTGAAATTGCAAAAAATGGAAAATTTGTAAAACTTGCCTGGTCTGATGAAAATTTGGATGTGCATCATGGTGGAGTTGTTCGAATTGGAGACTACATTTATGGAGCTAACTGGAAGGGAAATAAAAATGGAAACTGGCTTTGTTTAGATTGGAAAACTGGCAAGGTCATGTATGATCAAGAATGGTTTAGCAAAGTATCTATTATTTCAGCCGAAGGCATGTTGTATTGTTATGAAGAAAAAACAGGAAACATTGCATTGGTTAAAGCTGATCCAAAAGAATTTAAAATAATAAGTTCATTTGAAGTACCTTTAGGCAGTGGACCACATTGGTCACATTTAGTCATTAAGGATGGTGTTCTTTATGTAAGACATGAA harbors:
- a CDS encoding IS5 family transposase, which produces MCPRLNFGNSQDNCRVNCCQVVEAILFRLKTGCQWRELPMKQFFRKKYKWNSVYYHYQKWCKNGSWDAVWQMVLNKYKHLLDMSSIQLDGTHTPAKRGGEAVGYQGRKKSKTSNMLIITDSCGIPLACSDPISGNHNDAFELEKTVARMVEDIQKADIRTEGLFLNADSGFDTEGFRSYCGENEIVGNIDHNKRNNSERDYLFDDLLYKSRFVIERTNAWLDAYKAILVRFETNKTHWKALHLLAFTVILLRQL
- a CDS encoding PQQ-binding-like beta-propeller repeat protein, whose product is MFKTTFTLLAILLTIQLSAQSNAQWRGDNRDGIYNESGLLKQWPENGPELLWQYDLLGAGHASAAVTEEIVYTAGTNETDGFIIAFDHSGKEIWKTVYGKEWLENWDGVRSTPTIYEGKVYQLSGYGVIYCFDGNTGDILWQEDLIEKFGAQNIKFGITENLVVDEDKVFVTIGALDASVIALHKDTGIILWKCTGTGEKSAYCSPALIQLPEAKIFVTHTEKHILCINPINGELIWKHEFLNKYVTHANTPFYHEGYLYCVTGTAAGGVKIELAPNGDFIKEVWRNTTLDSKLGGFIFTEGRICGAGDANKNWSCIDWESGKELFNSTEISKKGNVIYADGLMYWYSESGEIALVEVQEDKFNIISKFEVPFGEKWHWSHLVIHNKKLYVRHGSYLMVYDIAAK
- a CDS encoding PQQ-like beta-propeller repeat protein, which encodes MKHLLIIFISILTLTIQAQDFSEWRGPNRTGVYNEINLLTEWPDNGPTMLWSAENLPKGYSSVAVANKMIYFTGIVENSDVVLAYDLYGNLLWEAVYGRAWDATFDHSRCTPTVDGNRLYVSSGMGDLACINAIDGSFIWQVKASELYKGTYGKWGISESLIVLDNKVFYTPGGDLTTTIALDKLTGELIWKSESLKDKPAYVSPILYKHNDKYQIANVTENYAFAFNPENGEILWKFDFGSFSNAKGWNIQAVSPVYHDGFIYITAGYDHKGVMLEIAKNGKFVKLAWSDENLDVHHGGVVRIGDYIYGANWKGNKNGNWLCLDWKTGKVMYDQEWFSKVSIISAEGMLYCYEEKTGNIALVKADPKEFKIISSFEVPLGSGPHWSHLVIKDGVLYVRHEDALMVYDIKNSF